Sequence from the Synergistaceae bacterium genome:
GCTGAGGCTGACGGGCTCGAAGTCAAAGATTGTGTACATGCCCCTTCCTGCGGATGACCCGACACAGCGCAAGCCCGTGATTGAGCTGGCCAAGAAGGAGCTTGACTGGACACCGACAATCAAACTTGAGGACGGCCTTAAGGAAACAATAGAGTACTTCAAAAGTACGCTGGATGTATAAGCTGTTCGGAAAGAGGCTGCTGGATGTAGTGTTAAGTCTGGCGGCTCTTGTTGTCTTGGCCGTACCGATGATGATTTTTGCCGTGATGATTAAGCGTGAGGACAAAGGAAGCGCGTTTTTCACGCAGAAGAGAGTCGGGAAGGACAAGAGGCACTTCATGATGTACAAGTTCCGCTCGATGAGGAATGACACTCCACACGACGTGCCGACGCACATGCTAGCTGACCCCGAGCAGTACCTTCTGAGGTGCGGAAAATGGATGCGGAGGTACAGCATTGACGAGCTCCCGCAGATAATCAACATCCTCAAGGGCGACATGTCGATAGTCGGGCCTCGTCCTGCGCTGTGGAATCAGTATGACCTTCTCGCCGAACGCGACAAGTACGGGGCGAACGCCATACGTCCGGGCTTAACGGGCTGGGCGCAGATCAACGGTAGGGACGAGCTGGAGATTCCCGAGAAGGCACGGCTTGACGGGGAATACGTACAGCGCGAAGGTTTTGCGTTCGACGCAATGTGCGTGTGGCGTACGGTGTTCAGTGCGGCGCGTCATGAAGGAGTCGTTGAGGGTGGAACAGGCGAACTCTCAAAGAATACAGAGCCCCCCAAAGACTGAGAGGCTCTGCGCTGTTTACTGCTTGACCGACAGCACCATTGCTTCATAAGGCTTCAGCATCTTGTGTGAGCCCTTGTAGTTCCCGAGCAGCATTTCGCCATGAAACTCCAAGCCCTTCACCGTCCTGTCCTCGCCGCTGAAATTGCAGATAACGACGAGGTGTTCGCCTCTGCCTTCGCGCTCATAGGCCAGAACGTCATCACAGCCTGTCTCCAAAAACTTGATGCTTCCTTCGGCAATTACGGGGTGTTCCTGCCTCAACCTTACGAGCTCGCGGTAGTAGTTCAGGATTGAGTCGGGGTCTGACTCCTCAGCTTCGGCGTTTATGCTGGTGTAGTTCTCGGGAATGCCCAGCCACGAAGTCCCCGACGTGAAGCCCGCGTTCTGTGAAGCATCCCACTGCATCGGTGTGCGGGAGTTGTCGCGGGCACGCTGTGCAAGGACGTTGAGAGCTTCAGCCTCGCTCATTCCGCGCGCAAGAAGTATCTTGTAGTAGTTGATGGCCTCGACATCGTCGTACTGCGAAATGTCCGTGTAGTGCGCGTTGGTCATCCCGAGTTCCTCTCCCTGATAGATGTACGGCGTTCCGCGCAGGAAGTGAACGAACGTCCCCAGCATCTTTGCCGACTCCTTCCAGTACCGCCCTTCGTCGCCGAAGCGAGAGACGATTCTCGGCTGGTCGTGGTTGCACCAGAATACCGCGCTCCACCCGTCAGTTGCCGCCATGCCTTCCTGCCACTCCGCAAAGTAATTCCGCAGGAGCTTCAGGTCTGGGGGCATCAGCGAGAACTTGTCGCCGTCCCTGTAATCTACCTTGAGGTGGTGGAAGTTGAAGCACATTGACAGCTCGTGGCTTGCGGGCGATGAATACTTTATGCAGTTCTCGAGCGTCGTCGATGACATCTCGCCTACGGTAATCATGTCCTCAATGCCGGTGTCCTCTACCAGTTCCCTGATGAATTCGTGAACATGAGGACCGTCCTTGCAGAAACGCGGGCCGCTTCCGTCTCTGGGTTCTGTGAGGCTTGCGGGCTTGGAGATGAGGTTCAGCACGTCGAACCTGAAGCCCTTTACGCCTTTATCCTTCCAGAAGCGTATAACGTTCTTCAGCTCTTCGCGTACTTTGGGGTTCTCCCAGTTGAGGTCGGGCTGTTCAGGCGCGAAAAGGTGAAGATACCACTTGCCGAGCGAGGGCACGTAATCCCACGCAGGAGTCCCGAAAGCCGCCGTCCATTCAGAAGGCGGAGTGTCCTTGTCGCCGTCCCGGAAGATGTAGTAGTCCATGTACTCCTTCTCACCGGCCAATGCGCGCTTGAACCACTCGTGATGGCTCGAGGTGTGGTTAAACACCATGTCGAACATTAAGCCGATACCCAGAGCGTCAGCCTCACGGATTAACGCCTCGCAGTCAGCCATTGTCCCGAACATGGGATTAACAGCTCTGTAGTCCGCGACATCGTAACCGTTGTCGACCATCGGCGAGAGGAAGAACGGTGTAATCCAGATGTATTTCACGCCCAAGCTCGCGATGTAGTTCAGCTTCGAGCAAATGCCGTTGAGGTCTCCTATTCCGTCGCCGTTGGAGTCGCAGAATGACTTGATATATATTTGGTAGACAACACTGCTCTTATACTTATCAAGCATGATTATTCCTCCTGTGTTTTTGGGGGGCGGGTGGGCGGGTTGTTAAATGTGAAGGCCTGCCGAACATTTAACACTTCAACCGGCACCCTAACCCTTCCCAGCAAATTTACTCTGCTTTCTTGCCGTTGGCTATGACGTGGTCAGCCGCTTTGACATCAAGCCCCGCGTTGAACGTCAGGCCGTAATCCGCATCGTTCGTGATTACCATTATTGTTGTCAGGGGATGACCCGCCGCCTTTATCTTCTCGGGGTCAAACGTTATGAGCTCCTGCCCTGCCTTCACCCTGTCGCCTTCCGCAACGTGAATCGTGAACCCGTCGCCGTTCATTGCTACAGTGTCAAGCCCGATGTGCAGCAGAATCTCCAGCCCGTTCGCCATAACGAGGCCTATTGCGTGGTTGCTGCCCTCCATTGTCTGCTCAACTACAGCATCAACCGGCGCAACAAGTATATAGTCAGTCGGCTCGATGGCTATTCCGTCGCCGAGAACTTTCTCCGCAAACGTTGCATCAGGTACTTCGGTGATGGGTATCGTCTTCCCCGACAGGAACGCACGGAACTCTACAGGCCCGTTTGCCGCCTCAAGTGCCGCCGCTTCCTCGTCAGCTTCCTTGTCGATGCCCTTGCGCTTTCCCGCCGCATAAGTCAGCACGAACGGCACAACAACTGCTACCGCCATGCACAGCGTGAACGTTGCGATGTGTGCGGGCTGGATTGACAGAACGCCGGGAAGGCCGCCGACTCCGATTGCGGAGGCAGCTACTCCGTTCATTGTGCTGATTATTGCCGCA
This genomic interval carries:
- a CDS encoding sugar transferase, encoding MYKLFGKRLLDVVLSLAALVVLAVPMMIFAVMIKREDKGSAFFTQKRVGKDKRHFMMYKFRSMRNDTPHDVPTHMLADPEQYLLRCGKWMRRYSIDELPQIINILKGDMSIVGPRPALWNQYDLLAERDKYGANAIRPGLTGWAQINGRDELEIPEKARLDGEYVQREGFAFDAMCVWRTVFSAARHEGVVEGGTGELSKNTEPPKD
- a CDS encoding alpha,alpha-phosphotrehalase, with the protein product MLDKYKSSVVYQIYIKSFCDSNGDGIGDLNGICSKLNYIASLGVKYIWITPFFLSPMVDNGYDVADYRAVNPMFGTMADCEALIREADALGIGLMFDMVFNHTSSHHEWFKRALAGEKEYMDYYIFRDGDKDTPPSEWTAAFGTPAWDYVPSLGKWYLHLFAPEQPDLNWENPKVREELKNVIRFWKDKGVKGFRFDVLNLISKPASLTEPRDGSGPRFCKDGPHVHEFIRELVEDTGIEDMITVGEMSSTTLENCIKYSSPASHELSMCFNFHHLKVDYRDGDKFSLMPPDLKLLRNYFAEWQEGMAATDGWSAVFWCNHDQPRIVSRFGDEGRYWKESAKMLGTFVHFLRGTPYIYQGEELGMTNAHYTDISQYDDVEAINYYKILLARGMSEAEALNVLAQRARDNSRTPMQWDASQNAGFTSGTSWLGIPENYTSINAEAEESDPDSILNYYRELVRLRQEHPVIAEGSIKFLETGCDDVLAYEREGRGEHLVVICNFSGEDRTVKGLEFHGEMLLGNYKGSHKMLKPYEAMVLSVKQ